Proteins found in one Colletes latitarsis isolate SP2378_abdomen chromosome 8, iyColLati1, whole genome shotgun sequence genomic segment:
- the Pten gene encoding phosphatase and tensin-like protein isoform X3, producing MSDVNCARNGCYKEYFRSLIKRDSLSIFPFGFTLLAGQRRNARREKKNDGSGRIPVRSTVKFCIEHRGVRSQSGLFSATPAVHDPMHCWRPTGSRLNNKISEHISASVIPLHVCLEEQRGPELGSCEALARKPQAKKLFEKEEAEEKCREEVGAEFVRIEAEDLKHSQPSMANTISNMKMTNRIKGLVSKRRKRFTEDGFDLDLTYIRDNLIAMGFPAEKLEGVYRNHIDDVVKLLEFRHKDHYKIYNLCSERSYDFKKFKQRVATYAFDDHNPPMLDQIKPFCEDVHQWLSQHQENVAVVHCKAGKGRTGVMVCCYLLHTKQFPTATEALNYYGTKRTHDRKGVTIPSQRRYVDYYATLVQEGLSYQPVTLLLRKIQLDPAPIFHGGQGYLHCVISESKKRIFSSDIVEVRKGMHTVSIPLKHSVALTGDIRVDFFNRPKMKRKEKLFHFWFNTFFVRDYLTPEYDNGELPVERSTRALSCDGTTMELPMVVSHMKPRAGSLASLGPMPPTLVLSIDKWGLDDAHKDKHHKAYSADFKVSLFMHQMGGSISQTVPATTNRTGEGIQIGIGGQETPSESSEADSSECDTTGDTTGDEDGESVDMDQRVGRYRLLSNGGTIDVL from the exons ATGTCGGATGTAAACTGTGCTCGAAATGGATGTTACAAAGAGTACTTCCGTTCGCTAATTAAGCGTGACTCTTTATCCATTTTTCCATTCGGTTTCACTTTGTTGGCTGGTCAACgaagaaatgcgagacgcgaaaaGAAGAACGACGGCAGCGGCCGGATTCCGGTACGATCGACCGTAAAATTCTGCATAGAGCATCGTGGCGTACGTTCGCAGAGTGGACTGTTCTCTGCAACACCTGCGGTGCATGATCCTATGCATTGTTG GAGACCTACAGGCAGCAGGCTAAATAATAAAATCTCAGAGCATATCTCAGCATCAGTAATACCCCTCCATGTTTGTCTGGAGGAACAAAGAGGACCAGAACTGGGCTCTTGCGAAGCCTTGGCTCGTAAGCCACAG GCTAAAAAGTTATTTGAAAAAGAAGAAGCAGAAGAAAAGTGTAGGGAAGAAGTGGGTGCTGAATTTGTTCGAATCGAGGCAGAAGATTTGAAACACAGTCAGCCGAGCATGGCCAACACTATCAGTAATATGAAGATGACTAACCGCATTAAGGGATTAGTAAGCAAACGTCGTAAGCGTTTCACAGAAGATGGTTTTGATCTTGATCTCACAT ATATAAGGGATAATTTAATAGCAATGGGTTTCCCTGCTGAAAAATTAGAAGGGGTATATAGGAATCACATAGACGATGTTGTTAAGCTATTGGAATTCAGACACAAAGatcattataaaatttataatct ATGTTCAGAAAGGTCTTACGACTTTAAGAAATTTAAGCAAAGGGTAGCGACTTACGCATTCGATGATCATAATCCACCAATGCTGGATCAGATCAAACCGTTTTGCGAAGACGTGCACCAATGGCTTTCTCAACACCAAGAAAATGTAGCTGTAGTTCATTGTAAAGCGGGTAAAGGTCGGACGGGCGTAATGGTTTGTTGCTACCTTCTTCACACGAAACAATTTCCTACTGCCACAGAAGCCCTTAACTATTATGGAACTAAAAGGACACACGATAG GAAGGGGGTAACGATACCTTCTCAGAGGCGGTACGTGGATTATTATGCTACTCTTGTCCAAGAGGGTTTGAGTTATCAACCAGTCACACTGTTATTACGGAAAATACAACTAGACCCAGCACCTATTTTTCACGGAGGTCAAGGAT ATCTGCATTGTGTAATATCTGAATCGAAAAAGAGAATATTTAGTTCAGATATAGTGGAAGTACGAAAAGGAATGCATACTGTCTCCATTCCTTTAAAACACAGTGTTGCATTGACGGGAGATATACGCGTGGATTTCTTTAATAGACCAAAAATGAAGCGGAAG GaaaaattgtttcatttttGGTTCAATACATTCTTTGTGCGAGACTACTTAACGCCAGAATACGATAACGGAGAGTTACCAGTCGAGCGTTCAACGAGGGCATTAAGTTGTGACGGTACAACTATGGAATTACCTATGGTCGTGTCACATATGAAGCCTAGAGCAGGATCGCTGGCTAGTCTCGGACCTATGCCACCTACTCTCGTTTTAAGTATAGACAAATGGGGCTTGGATGATGCGCACAAGGATAAACATCACAAAGCGTACAGTGCAGATTTTAAA GTTAGCTTATTTATGCACCAAATGGGCGGTAGTATATCGCAAACTGTGCCAGCGACAACGAACAGAACGGGAGAGGGTATACAAATAGGAATAGGGGGACAAGAAACTCCCAGTGAATCCAGTGAAGCGGATAGCAGCGAATGCGACACAACCGGAGATACAACCGGAGATGAAGATGGGGAATCTG TGGACATGGACCAGCGTGTTGGCCGGTACCGCCTTCTCTCGAACGGAGGAACGATAGACGTTTTGTGA
- the Pten gene encoding phosphatase and tensin-like protein isoform X4: MSDVNCARNGCYKEYFRSLIKRDSLSIFPFGFTLLAGQRRNARREKKNDGSGRIPVRSTVKFCIEHRGVRSQSGLFSATPAVHDPMHCWRPTGSRLNNKISEHISASVIPLHVCLEEQRGPELGSCEALARKPQAKKLFEKEEAEEKCREEVGAEFVRIEAEDLKHSQPSMANTISNMKMTNRIKGLVSKRRKRFTEDGFDLDLTYIRDNLIAMGFPAEKLEGVYRNHIDDVVKLLEFRHKDHYKIYNLCSERSYDFKKFKQRVATYAFDDHNPPMLDQIKPFCEDVHQWLSQHQENVAVVHCKAGKGRTGVMVCCYLLHTKQFPTATEALNYYGTKRTHDRKGVTIPSQRRYVDYYATLVQEGLSYQPVTLLLRKIQLDPAPIFHGGQGYLHCVISESKKRIFSSDIVEVRKGMHTVSIPLKHSVALTGDIRVDFFNRPKMKRKEKLFHFWFNTFFVRDYLTPEYDNGELPVERSTRALSCDGTTMELPMVVSHMKPRAGSLASLGPMPPTLVLSIDKWGLDDAHKDKHHKAYSADFKVSLFMHQMGGSISQTVPATTNRTGEGIQIGIGGQETPSESSEADSSECDTTGDTTGDEDGESGESTYL; the protein is encoded by the exons ATGTCGGATGTAAACTGTGCTCGAAATGGATGTTACAAAGAGTACTTCCGTTCGCTAATTAAGCGTGACTCTTTATCCATTTTTCCATTCGGTTTCACTTTGTTGGCTGGTCAACgaagaaatgcgagacgcgaaaaGAAGAACGACGGCAGCGGCCGGATTCCGGTACGATCGACCGTAAAATTCTGCATAGAGCATCGTGGCGTACGTTCGCAGAGTGGACTGTTCTCTGCAACACCTGCGGTGCATGATCCTATGCATTGTTG GAGACCTACAGGCAGCAGGCTAAATAATAAAATCTCAGAGCATATCTCAGCATCAGTAATACCCCTCCATGTTTGTCTGGAGGAACAAAGAGGACCAGAACTGGGCTCTTGCGAAGCCTTGGCTCGTAAGCCACAG GCTAAAAAGTTATTTGAAAAAGAAGAAGCAGAAGAAAAGTGTAGGGAAGAAGTGGGTGCTGAATTTGTTCGAATCGAGGCAGAAGATTTGAAACACAGTCAGCCGAGCATGGCCAACACTATCAGTAATATGAAGATGACTAACCGCATTAAGGGATTAGTAAGCAAACGTCGTAAGCGTTTCACAGAAGATGGTTTTGATCTTGATCTCACAT ATATAAGGGATAATTTAATAGCAATGGGTTTCCCTGCTGAAAAATTAGAAGGGGTATATAGGAATCACATAGACGATGTTGTTAAGCTATTGGAATTCAGACACAAAGatcattataaaatttataatct ATGTTCAGAAAGGTCTTACGACTTTAAGAAATTTAAGCAAAGGGTAGCGACTTACGCATTCGATGATCATAATCCACCAATGCTGGATCAGATCAAACCGTTTTGCGAAGACGTGCACCAATGGCTTTCTCAACACCAAGAAAATGTAGCTGTAGTTCATTGTAAAGCGGGTAAAGGTCGGACGGGCGTAATGGTTTGTTGCTACCTTCTTCACACGAAACAATTTCCTACTGCCACAGAAGCCCTTAACTATTATGGAACTAAAAGGACACACGATAG GAAGGGGGTAACGATACCTTCTCAGAGGCGGTACGTGGATTATTATGCTACTCTTGTCCAAGAGGGTTTGAGTTATCAACCAGTCACACTGTTATTACGGAAAATACAACTAGACCCAGCACCTATTTTTCACGGAGGTCAAGGAT ATCTGCATTGTGTAATATCTGAATCGAAAAAGAGAATATTTAGTTCAGATATAGTGGAAGTACGAAAAGGAATGCATACTGTCTCCATTCCTTTAAAACACAGTGTTGCATTGACGGGAGATATACGCGTGGATTTCTTTAATAGACCAAAAATGAAGCGGAAG GaaaaattgtttcatttttGGTTCAATACATTCTTTGTGCGAGACTACTTAACGCCAGAATACGATAACGGAGAGTTACCAGTCGAGCGTTCAACGAGGGCATTAAGTTGTGACGGTACAACTATGGAATTACCTATGGTCGTGTCACATATGAAGCCTAGAGCAGGATCGCTGGCTAGTCTCGGACCTATGCCACCTACTCTCGTTTTAAGTATAGACAAATGGGGCTTGGATGATGCGCACAAGGATAAACATCACAAAGCGTACAGTGCAGATTTTAAA GTTAGCTTATTTATGCACCAAATGGGCGGTAGTATATCGCAAACTGTGCCAGCGACAACGAACAGAACGGGAGAGGGTATACAAATAGGAATAGGGGGACAAGAAACTCCCAGTGAATCCAGTGAAGCGGATAGCAGCGAATGCGACACAACCGGAGATACAACCGGAGATGAAGATGGGGAATCTG GGGAGTCGACGTATTTGTGA
- the Pten gene encoding phosphatase and tensin-like protein isoform X6 → MANTISNMKMTNRIKGLVSKRRKRFTEDGFDLDLTYIRDNLIAMGFPAEKLEGVYRNHIDDVVKLLEFRHKDHYKIYNLCSERSYDFKKFKQRVATYAFDDHNPPMLDQIKPFCEDVHQWLSQHQENVAVVHCKAGKGRTGVMVCCYLLHTKQFPTATEALNYYGTKRTHDRKGVTIPSQRRYVDYYATLVQEGLSYQPVTLLLRKIQLDPAPIFHGGQGYLHCVISESKKRIFSSDIVEVRKGMHTVSIPLKHSVALTGDIRVDFFNRPKMKRKEKLFHFWFNTFFVRDYLTPEYDNGELPVERSTRALSCDGTTMELPMVVSHMKPRAGSLASLGPMPPTLVLSIDKWGLDDAHKDKHHKAYSADFKVSLFMHQMGGSISQTVPATTNRTGEGIQIGIGGQETPSESSEADSSECDTTGDTTGDEDGESGESSASLVVNHHPLTHSSSRTHVSTHQRASLRETAKGLLSRGDTSRNSHRQSTSNVKCSSALVRSATLDT, encoded by the exons ATGGCCAACACTATCAGTAATATGAAGATGACTAACCGCATTAAGGGATTAGTAAGCAAACGTCGTAAGCGTTTCACAGAAGATGGTTTTGATCTTGATCTCACAT ATATAAGGGATAATTTAATAGCAATGGGTTTCCCTGCTGAAAAATTAGAAGGGGTATATAGGAATCACATAGACGATGTTGTTAAGCTATTGGAATTCAGACACAAAGatcattataaaatttataatct ATGTTCAGAAAGGTCTTACGACTTTAAGAAATTTAAGCAAAGGGTAGCGACTTACGCATTCGATGATCATAATCCACCAATGCTGGATCAGATCAAACCGTTTTGCGAAGACGTGCACCAATGGCTTTCTCAACACCAAGAAAATGTAGCTGTAGTTCATTGTAAAGCGGGTAAAGGTCGGACGGGCGTAATGGTTTGTTGCTACCTTCTTCACACGAAACAATTTCCTACTGCCACAGAAGCCCTTAACTATTATGGAACTAAAAGGACACACGATAG GAAGGGGGTAACGATACCTTCTCAGAGGCGGTACGTGGATTATTATGCTACTCTTGTCCAAGAGGGTTTGAGTTATCAACCAGTCACACTGTTATTACGGAAAATACAACTAGACCCAGCACCTATTTTTCACGGAGGTCAAGGAT ATCTGCATTGTGTAATATCTGAATCGAAAAAGAGAATATTTAGTTCAGATATAGTGGAAGTACGAAAAGGAATGCATACTGTCTCCATTCCTTTAAAACACAGTGTTGCATTGACGGGAGATATACGCGTGGATTTCTTTAATAGACCAAAAATGAAGCGGAAG GaaaaattgtttcatttttGGTTCAATACATTCTTTGTGCGAGACTACTTAACGCCAGAATACGATAACGGAGAGTTACCAGTCGAGCGTTCAACGAGGGCATTAAGTTGTGACGGTACAACTATGGAATTACCTATGGTCGTGTCACATATGAAGCCTAGAGCAGGATCGCTGGCTAGTCTCGGACCTATGCCACCTACTCTCGTTTTAAGTATAGACAAATGGGGCTTGGATGATGCGCACAAGGATAAACATCACAAAGCGTACAGTGCAGATTTTAAA GTTAGCTTATTTATGCACCAAATGGGCGGTAGTATATCGCAAACTGTGCCAGCGACAACGAACAGAACGGGAGAGGGTATACAAATAGGAATAGGGGGACAAGAAACTCCCAGTGAATCCAGTGAAGCGGATAGCAGCGAATGCGACACAACCGGAGATACAACCGGAGATGAAGATGGGGAATCTGGTGAGTCCTCTGCATCTCTGGTGGTGAATCACCATCCCCTTACACATAGCAGTAGCCGTACACACGTTAGTACCCACCAAAGAGCTAGTCTCAGAGAAACTGCAAAGGGTTTACTCTCGCGAGGGGATACAAGTAGAAATAGTCATCGACAAAGCACTAGTAATGTGAAATGTTCTTCGGCACTCGTACGTTCAGCCACGTTAGATACGTAG
- the Pten gene encoding phosphatase and tensin-like protein isoform X1, protein MSDVNCARNGCYKEYFRSLIKRDSLSIFPFGFTLLAGQRRNARREKKNDGSGRIPVRSTVKFCIEHRGVRSQSGLFSATPAVHDPMHCWRPTGSRLNNKISEHISASVIPLHVCLEEQRGPELGSCEALARKPQAKKLFEKEEAEEKCREEVGAEFVRIEAEDLKHSQPSMANTISNMKMTNRIKGLVSKRRKRFTEDGFDLDLTYIRDNLIAMGFPAEKLEGVYRNHIDDVVKLLEFRHKDHYKIYNLCSERSYDFKKFKQRVATYAFDDHNPPMLDQIKPFCEDVHQWLSQHQENVAVVHCKAGKGRTGVMVCCYLLHTKQFPTATEALNYYGTKRTHDRKGVTIPSQRRYVDYYATLVQEGLSYQPVTLLLRKIQLDPAPIFHGGQGYLHCVISESKKRIFSSDIVEVRKGMHTVSIPLKHSVALTGDIRVDFFNRPKMKRKEKLFHFWFNTFFVRDYLTPEYDNGELPVERSTRALSCDGTTMELPMVVSHMKPRAGSLASLGPMPPTLVLSIDKWGLDDAHKDKHHKAYSADFKVSLFMHQMGGSISQTVPATTNRTGEGIQIGIGGQETPSESSEADSSECDTTGDTTGDEDGESGESSASLVVNHHPLTHSSSRTHVSTHQRASLRETAKGLLSRGDTSRNSHRQSTSNVKCSSALVRSATLDT, encoded by the exons ATGTCGGATGTAAACTGTGCTCGAAATGGATGTTACAAAGAGTACTTCCGTTCGCTAATTAAGCGTGACTCTTTATCCATTTTTCCATTCGGTTTCACTTTGTTGGCTGGTCAACgaagaaatgcgagacgcgaaaaGAAGAACGACGGCAGCGGCCGGATTCCGGTACGATCGACCGTAAAATTCTGCATAGAGCATCGTGGCGTACGTTCGCAGAGTGGACTGTTCTCTGCAACACCTGCGGTGCATGATCCTATGCATTGTTG GAGACCTACAGGCAGCAGGCTAAATAATAAAATCTCAGAGCATATCTCAGCATCAGTAATACCCCTCCATGTTTGTCTGGAGGAACAAAGAGGACCAGAACTGGGCTCTTGCGAAGCCTTGGCTCGTAAGCCACAG GCTAAAAAGTTATTTGAAAAAGAAGAAGCAGAAGAAAAGTGTAGGGAAGAAGTGGGTGCTGAATTTGTTCGAATCGAGGCAGAAGATTTGAAACACAGTCAGCCGAGCATGGCCAACACTATCAGTAATATGAAGATGACTAACCGCATTAAGGGATTAGTAAGCAAACGTCGTAAGCGTTTCACAGAAGATGGTTTTGATCTTGATCTCACAT ATATAAGGGATAATTTAATAGCAATGGGTTTCCCTGCTGAAAAATTAGAAGGGGTATATAGGAATCACATAGACGATGTTGTTAAGCTATTGGAATTCAGACACAAAGatcattataaaatttataatct ATGTTCAGAAAGGTCTTACGACTTTAAGAAATTTAAGCAAAGGGTAGCGACTTACGCATTCGATGATCATAATCCACCAATGCTGGATCAGATCAAACCGTTTTGCGAAGACGTGCACCAATGGCTTTCTCAACACCAAGAAAATGTAGCTGTAGTTCATTGTAAAGCGGGTAAAGGTCGGACGGGCGTAATGGTTTGTTGCTACCTTCTTCACACGAAACAATTTCCTACTGCCACAGAAGCCCTTAACTATTATGGAACTAAAAGGACACACGATAG GAAGGGGGTAACGATACCTTCTCAGAGGCGGTACGTGGATTATTATGCTACTCTTGTCCAAGAGGGTTTGAGTTATCAACCAGTCACACTGTTATTACGGAAAATACAACTAGACCCAGCACCTATTTTTCACGGAGGTCAAGGAT ATCTGCATTGTGTAATATCTGAATCGAAAAAGAGAATATTTAGTTCAGATATAGTGGAAGTACGAAAAGGAATGCATACTGTCTCCATTCCTTTAAAACACAGTGTTGCATTGACGGGAGATATACGCGTGGATTTCTTTAATAGACCAAAAATGAAGCGGAAG GaaaaattgtttcatttttGGTTCAATACATTCTTTGTGCGAGACTACTTAACGCCAGAATACGATAACGGAGAGTTACCAGTCGAGCGTTCAACGAGGGCATTAAGTTGTGACGGTACAACTATGGAATTACCTATGGTCGTGTCACATATGAAGCCTAGAGCAGGATCGCTGGCTAGTCTCGGACCTATGCCACCTACTCTCGTTTTAAGTATAGACAAATGGGGCTTGGATGATGCGCACAAGGATAAACATCACAAAGCGTACAGTGCAGATTTTAAA GTTAGCTTATTTATGCACCAAATGGGCGGTAGTATATCGCAAACTGTGCCAGCGACAACGAACAGAACGGGAGAGGGTATACAAATAGGAATAGGGGGACAAGAAACTCCCAGTGAATCCAGTGAAGCGGATAGCAGCGAATGCGACACAACCGGAGATACAACCGGAGATGAAGATGGGGAATCTGGTGAGTCCTCTGCATCTCTGGTGGTGAATCACCATCCCCTTACACATAGCAGTAGCCGTACACACGTTAGTACCCACCAAAGAGCTAGTCTCAGAGAAACTGCAAAGGGTTTACTCTCGCGAGGGGATACAAGTAGAAATAGTCATCGACAAAGCACTAGTAATGTGAAATGTTCTTCGGCACTCGTACGTTCAGCCACGTTAGATACGTAG
- the Pten gene encoding phosphatase and tensin-like protein isoform X5, translating into MRPTGSRLNNKISEHISASVIPLHVCLEEQRGPELGSCEALARKPQAKKLFEKEEAEEKCREEVGAEFVRIEAEDLKHSQPSMANTISNMKMTNRIKGLVSKRRKRFTEDGFDLDLTYIRDNLIAMGFPAEKLEGVYRNHIDDVVKLLEFRHKDHYKIYNLCSERSYDFKKFKQRVATYAFDDHNPPMLDQIKPFCEDVHQWLSQHQENVAVVHCKAGKGRTGVMVCCYLLHTKQFPTATEALNYYGTKRTHDRKGVTIPSQRRYVDYYATLVQEGLSYQPVTLLLRKIQLDPAPIFHGGQGYLHCVISESKKRIFSSDIVEVRKGMHTVSIPLKHSVALTGDIRVDFFNRPKMKRKEKLFHFWFNTFFVRDYLTPEYDNGELPVERSTRALSCDGTTMELPMVVSHMKPRAGSLASLGPMPPTLVLSIDKWGLDDAHKDKHHKAYSADFKVSLFMHQMGGSISQTVPATTNRTGEGIQIGIGGQETPSESSEADSSECDTTGDTTGDEDGESGESSASLVVNHHPLTHSSSRTHVSTHQRASLRETAKGLLSRGDTSRNSHRQSTSNVKCSSALVRSATLDT; encoded by the exons AT GAGACCTACAGGCAGCAGGCTAAATAATAAAATCTCAGAGCATATCTCAGCATCAGTAATACCCCTCCATGTTTGTCTGGAGGAACAAAGAGGACCAGAACTGGGCTCTTGCGAAGCCTTGGCTCGTAAGCCACAG GCTAAAAAGTTATTTGAAAAAGAAGAAGCAGAAGAAAAGTGTAGGGAAGAAGTGGGTGCTGAATTTGTTCGAATCGAGGCAGAAGATTTGAAACACAGTCAGCCGAGCATGGCCAACACTATCAGTAATATGAAGATGACTAACCGCATTAAGGGATTAGTAAGCAAACGTCGTAAGCGTTTCACAGAAGATGGTTTTGATCTTGATCTCACAT ATATAAGGGATAATTTAATAGCAATGGGTTTCCCTGCTGAAAAATTAGAAGGGGTATATAGGAATCACATAGACGATGTTGTTAAGCTATTGGAATTCAGACACAAAGatcattataaaatttataatct ATGTTCAGAAAGGTCTTACGACTTTAAGAAATTTAAGCAAAGGGTAGCGACTTACGCATTCGATGATCATAATCCACCAATGCTGGATCAGATCAAACCGTTTTGCGAAGACGTGCACCAATGGCTTTCTCAACACCAAGAAAATGTAGCTGTAGTTCATTGTAAAGCGGGTAAAGGTCGGACGGGCGTAATGGTTTGTTGCTACCTTCTTCACACGAAACAATTTCCTACTGCCACAGAAGCCCTTAACTATTATGGAACTAAAAGGACACACGATAG GAAGGGGGTAACGATACCTTCTCAGAGGCGGTACGTGGATTATTATGCTACTCTTGTCCAAGAGGGTTTGAGTTATCAACCAGTCACACTGTTATTACGGAAAATACAACTAGACCCAGCACCTATTTTTCACGGAGGTCAAGGAT ATCTGCATTGTGTAATATCTGAATCGAAAAAGAGAATATTTAGTTCAGATATAGTGGAAGTACGAAAAGGAATGCATACTGTCTCCATTCCTTTAAAACACAGTGTTGCATTGACGGGAGATATACGCGTGGATTTCTTTAATAGACCAAAAATGAAGCGGAAG GaaaaattgtttcatttttGGTTCAATACATTCTTTGTGCGAGACTACTTAACGCCAGAATACGATAACGGAGAGTTACCAGTCGAGCGTTCAACGAGGGCATTAAGTTGTGACGGTACAACTATGGAATTACCTATGGTCGTGTCACATATGAAGCCTAGAGCAGGATCGCTGGCTAGTCTCGGACCTATGCCACCTACTCTCGTTTTAAGTATAGACAAATGGGGCTTGGATGATGCGCACAAGGATAAACATCACAAAGCGTACAGTGCAGATTTTAAA GTTAGCTTATTTATGCACCAAATGGGCGGTAGTATATCGCAAACTGTGCCAGCGACAACGAACAGAACGGGAGAGGGTATACAAATAGGAATAGGGGGACAAGAAACTCCCAGTGAATCCAGTGAAGCGGATAGCAGCGAATGCGACACAACCGGAGATACAACCGGAGATGAAGATGGGGAATCTGGTGAGTCCTCTGCATCTCTGGTGGTGAATCACCATCCCCTTACACATAGCAGTAGCCGTACACACGTTAGTACCCACCAAAGAGCTAGTCTCAGAGAAACTGCAAAGGGTTTACTCTCGCGAGGGGATACAAGTAGAAATAGTCATCGACAAAGCACTAGTAATGTGAAATGTTCTTCGGCACTCGTACGTTCAGCCACGTTAGATACGTAG
- the Pten gene encoding phosphatase and tensin-like protein isoform X2 — MSDVNCARNGCYKEYFRSLIKRDSLSIFPFGFTLLAGQRRNARREKKNDGSGRIPVRSTVKFCIEHRGVRSQSGLFSATPAVHDPMHCWRPTGSRLNNKISEHISASVIPLHVCLEEQRGPELGSCEALARKPQAKKLFEKEEAEEKCREEVGAEFVRIEAEDLKHSQPSMANTISNMKMTNRIKGLVSKRRKRFTEDGFDLDLTYIRDNLIAMGFPAEKLEGVYRNHIDDVVKLLEFRHKDHYKIYNLCSERSYDFKKFKQRVATYAFDDHNPPMLDQIKPFCEDVHQWLSQHQENVAVVHCKAGKGRTGVMVCCYLLHTKQFPTATEALNYYGTKRTHDRKGVTIPSQRRYVDYYATLVQEGLSYQPVTLLLRKIQLDPAPIFHGGQGYLHCVISESKKRIFSSDIVEVRKGMHTVSIPLKHSVALTGDIRVDFFNRPKMKRKEKLFHFWFNTFFVRDYLTPEYDNGELPVERSTRALSCDGTTMELPMVVSHMKPRAGSLASLGPMPPTLVLSIDKWGLDDAHKDKHHKAYSADFKVSLFMHQMGGSISQTVPATTNRTGEGIQIGIGGQETPSESSEADSSECDTTGDTTGDEDGESGNVLRRVRNKERRERRRSERQSFKFVTAGESTYL, encoded by the exons ATGTCGGATGTAAACTGTGCTCGAAATGGATGTTACAAAGAGTACTTCCGTTCGCTAATTAAGCGTGACTCTTTATCCATTTTTCCATTCGGTTTCACTTTGTTGGCTGGTCAACgaagaaatgcgagacgcgaaaaGAAGAACGACGGCAGCGGCCGGATTCCGGTACGATCGACCGTAAAATTCTGCATAGAGCATCGTGGCGTACGTTCGCAGAGTGGACTGTTCTCTGCAACACCTGCGGTGCATGATCCTATGCATTGTTG GAGACCTACAGGCAGCAGGCTAAATAATAAAATCTCAGAGCATATCTCAGCATCAGTAATACCCCTCCATGTTTGTCTGGAGGAACAAAGAGGACCAGAACTGGGCTCTTGCGAAGCCTTGGCTCGTAAGCCACAG GCTAAAAAGTTATTTGAAAAAGAAGAAGCAGAAGAAAAGTGTAGGGAAGAAGTGGGTGCTGAATTTGTTCGAATCGAGGCAGAAGATTTGAAACACAGTCAGCCGAGCATGGCCAACACTATCAGTAATATGAAGATGACTAACCGCATTAAGGGATTAGTAAGCAAACGTCGTAAGCGTTTCACAGAAGATGGTTTTGATCTTGATCTCACAT ATATAAGGGATAATTTAATAGCAATGGGTTTCCCTGCTGAAAAATTAGAAGGGGTATATAGGAATCACATAGACGATGTTGTTAAGCTATTGGAATTCAGACACAAAGatcattataaaatttataatct ATGTTCAGAAAGGTCTTACGACTTTAAGAAATTTAAGCAAAGGGTAGCGACTTACGCATTCGATGATCATAATCCACCAATGCTGGATCAGATCAAACCGTTTTGCGAAGACGTGCACCAATGGCTTTCTCAACACCAAGAAAATGTAGCTGTAGTTCATTGTAAAGCGGGTAAAGGTCGGACGGGCGTAATGGTTTGTTGCTACCTTCTTCACACGAAACAATTTCCTACTGCCACAGAAGCCCTTAACTATTATGGAACTAAAAGGACACACGATAG GAAGGGGGTAACGATACCTTCTCAGAGGCGGTACGTGGATTATTATGCTACTCTTGTCCAAGAGGGTTTGAGTTATCAACCAGTCACACTGTTATTACGGAAAATACAACTAGACCCAGCACCTATTTTTCACGGAGGTCAAGGAT ATCTGCATTGTGTAATATCTGAATCGAAAAAGAGAATATTTAGTTCAGATATAGTGGAAGTACGAAAAGGAATGCATACTGTCTCCATTCCTTTAAAACACAGTGTTGCATTGACGGGAGATATACGCGTGGATTTCTTTAATAGACCAAAAATGAAGCGGAAG GaaaaattgtttcatttttGGTTCAATACATTCTTTGTGCGAGACTACTTAACGCCAGAATACGATAACGGAGAGTTACCAGTCGAGCGTTCAACGAGGGCATTAAGTTGTGACGGTACAACTATGGAATTACCTATGGTCGTGTCACATATGAAGCCTAGAGCAGGATCGCTGGCTAGTCTCGGACCTATGCCACCTACTCTCGTTTTAAGTATAGACAAATGGGGCTTGGATGATGCGCACAAGGATAAACATCACAAAGCGTACAGTGCAGATTTTAAA GTTAGCTTATTTATGCACCAAATGGGCGGTAGTATATCGCAAACTGTGCCAGCGACAACGAACAGAACGGGAGAGGGTATACAAATAGGAATAGGGGGACAAGAAACTCCCAGTGAATCCAGTGAAGCGGATAGCAGCGAATGCGACACAACCGGAGATACAACCGGAGATGAAGATGGGGAATCTG GTAACGTCCTACGTAGAGTACGAAACAAGGAAAGGCGAGAACGTAGACGATCggagaggcagtcatttaaatttGTTACCGCAG GGGAGTCGACGTATTTGTGA